The Candidatus Omnitrophota bacterium genome has a window encoding:
- a CDS encoding nucleotidyltransferase gives MDYSKVFHLVAEASKRSAVPCILIGGFAVNFYKVTRDTLDVDFLTTKEDFTKIKDALINAGYAKEFATEVTVRFSNKKENLDVDFMIVDQATREKIIKDGKEIDVVGEKLVIPSVNHLIALKLHAIKNNQKNRMWKDLPDIINLIKMNKVDYSDKRFKEMCLKYSSEEMYQTILKAMGGNV, from the coding sequence ATGGATTATTCAAAAGTGTTTCACCTTGTTGCTGAAGCGTCGAAGAGATCGGCCGTACCGTGCATACTTATAGGCGGTTTTGCTGTAAATTTCTATAAGGTTACACGCGATACCCTCGATGTCGATTTTTTAACCACTAAGGAAGATTTCACAAAGATAAAAGACGCGCTGATTAATGCGGGCTATGCGAAAGAGTTTGCGACAGAGGTAACGGTGCGGTTCTCGAACAAAAAGGAAAATTTAGATGTCGATTTTATGATTGTTGATCAAGCGACGCGAGAGAAGATAATAAAAGACGGGAAAGAGATTGACGTTGTCGGAGAGAAGTTGGTCATTCCATCCGTCAATCATTTGATAGCTTTAAAGCTTCATGCTATAAAGAACAATCAAAAGAATAGAATGTGGAAAGACTTGCCGGATATTATAAATTTAATTAAAATGAACAAAGTCGATTATAGCGATAAACGGTTTAAAGAAATGTGTTTAAAATATAGTAGTGAAGAGATGTATCAAACTATATTAAAGGCCATGGGTGGTAATGTATGA
- the ftsH gene encoding ATP-dependent zinc metalloprotease FtsH, with amino-acid sequence MEKKSLKKQVPQKSGSNLIIWFLIAIGLFTLFHPWFQGGAKPVQEITYSKFYAMVKENPQAIASCYKTDSILRGELKAGQGFIVNIPENDQQLLQLLRDNVKDFDIKPLKTFWSNIFYYLGPTVLLILFLWLFAYRAGPGGGGGAGRIWSFGKSRAILASGDSLKITFENVAGVDEAKEELKEVIEFLKDPKKFQKLGGKIPKGVLLMGPPGTGKTLLAKAVAGEANVPFFSISGSDFVEMFVGVGASRVRDLFEQAKKSAKQSGRGAIIFIDEIDAVGRLRFAGIGGGHDEREQTLNALLAEMDGFNTQEGVILIAATNRPDVLDPALLRPGRFDRQIVVDRPDIKGREAILKVHTKNVKVDKSVDLTIIARQTPGFSGADLANLVNEAALLAARHDKESVTLKELQESMERVIAGPEKKSKVMSKKDKELTAYHESGHAILALVIKGADPLHKVTILPRGMAGGYTIQIPVEDKYYYSKTDLTVKIICSMGGRVAEEIMFNEITTGASQDLKEATELARKMVMRFGMSDKLGHLTFGRREEQVFLGRDIVEEQNYSDQTAQVIDQEVRNIVDNCYNKAKEELTKHKDKLKILAEKLLDKEVMDVEQVKALLGLGNDASPVTA; translated from the coding sequence ATGGAAAAGAAAAGTTTAAAGAAACAGGTTCCACAGAAAAGCGGTTCGAATCTTATAATATGGTTTTTGATAGCAATTGGATTATTTACGCTATTTCATCCGTGGTTTCAGGGCGGGGCAAAGCCTGTACAGGAGATCACGTATTCAAAGTTCTACGCAATGGTAAAAGAGAATCCCCAGGCTATAGCGTCATGTTATAAGACGGATAGTATTTTGAGGGGAGAACTAAAGGCCGGCCAGGGGTTTATTGTAAACATACCCGAGAACGATCAGCAGCTATTGCAGCTATTACGCGACAATGTCAAGGACTTCGACATTAAGCCGTTAAAGACTTTTTGGTCGAATATTTTTTATTATCTTGGCCCGACAGTATTATTGATATTGTTCCTGTGGCTCTTTGCATATCGCGCGGGCCCTGGCGGGGGCGGCGGTGCCGGCAGGATATGGTCGTTCGGCAAATCGCGCGCTATTCTCGCGTCCGGGGACAGTCTTAAAATAACATTTGAGAATGTCGCGGGCGTCGATGAGGCCAAGGAAGAATTAAAAGAAGTAATAGAGTTTTTAAAAGACCCTAAAAAATTCCAGAAACTTGGCGGAAAGATACCAAAAGGCGTTCTTTTAATGGGGCCTCCGGGAACGGGAAAGACTCTTCTTGCCAAGGCGGTAGCCGGCGAAGCAAACGTGCCATTCTTTTCGATATCAGGTTCCGACTTTGTCGAAATGTTCGTAGGCGTGGGCGCTTCAAGGGTCAGGGACTTGTTTGAACAGGCAAAGAAATCGGCAAAACAGTCGGGTCGAGGAGCCATAATATTTATCGACGAGATAGATGCTGTAGGCAGATTAAGGTTTGCCGGTATCGGCGGCGGGCATGATGAAAGAGAGCAGACTTTAAACGCTCTTTTAGCCGAGATGGATGGATTTAACACTCAGGAAGGCGTAATATTGATTGCCGCGACCAACAGGCCCGATGTTCTTGACCCCGCGCTTTTGAGGCCCGGGCGTTTTGATAGACAAATAGTTGTAGATAGGCCAGATATAAAAGGGCGCGAAGCGATACTTAAAGTGCACACTAAAAATGTTAAAGTGGATAAGAGCGTAGACTTGACTATTATAGCGAGACAGACCCCGGGATTCTCGGGCGCAGACCTCGCGAATCTCGTGAATGAAGCGGCGCTTCTCGCGGCAAGGCACGATAAGGAGAGTGTTACGCTCAAAGAACTGCAGGAATCGATGGAAAGAGTTATCGCTGGCCCGGAGAAGAAGTCCAAGGTAATGTCCAAGAAGGATAAGGAGTTGACGGCCTATCATGAATCAGGTCACGCGATACTCGCTCTCGTTATCAAAGGCGCTGACCCTCTGCATAAAGTTACTATACTGCCGCGCGGAATGGCGGGCGGATATACTATCCAGATACCTGTCGAAGATAAATATTACTATTCCAAGACAGATTTAACCGTAAAGATAATATGTTCGATGGGCGGAAGAGTAGCTGAAGAGATAATGTTTAATGAAATCACTACAGGCGCCAGCCAGGACCTTAAAGAGGCGACCGAGCTTGCGAGGAAGATGGTGATGCGATTCGGCATGAGCGATAAGTTAGGCCATCTTACATTTGGACGCAGAGAAGAACAGGTATTTTTGGGCAGGGATATAGTGGAAGAGCAGAACTATAGCGACCAGACCGCGCAGGTTATTGACCAGGAAGTGCGCAATATAGTCGATAACTGTTATAACAAAGCCAAAGAAGAACTTACTAAGCACAAAGATAAGCTGAAAATTTTAGCTGAGAAATTACTCGATAAAGAAGTAATGGATGTTGAGCAAGTGAAAGCGTTGCTTGGATTAGGTAACGATGCTTCGCCGGTTACTGCCTAA
- a CDS encoding aldolase catalytic domain-containing protein: MFREKIKVLDCTIRDGGLMNNHNFEPRFVREVYKAISEAGIDYMEIGYKNSRRLFSPKDYGKWKFCDEDDIKKAIEGIPSKTKLSIMVDVDRVDLDDVPQKKDSVISMVRVASYVKDIDKAIYLVNHFADKGYETTVNIMAISRALDNELIEALHQLEEECKAPIIYVVDSNGALYQESVEFLVKKFKSILKTKEIGMHAHNNQQLAFGNTIEAIIHDANYVDGSIYGLGRAAGNCPTELLLGFLKNPKYDIRPILDVISKEFIPLREKLEWGYVIPYAITGILDEHPKTAIALRESAKKENYREFYDSFMGEESD, encoded by the coding sequence ATGTTTAGAGAAAAGATAAAGGTACTGGATTGCACAATAAGAGACGGCGGGCTCATGAATAACCATAATTTTGAGCCCAGGTTTGTAAGGGAAGTGTACAAAGCCATATCCGAGGCCGGGATAGATTATATGGAGATAGGGTATAAGAACTCCAGAAGATTATTCTCGCCAAAGGATTACGGCAAATGGAAGTTCTGCGACGAGGATGATATAAAGAAGGCCATTGAAGGGATCCCGTCAAAGACAAAGCTTTCCATAATGGTTGACGTTGACCGTGTAGACCTTGACGATGTCCCGCAGAAGAAAGATTCCGTAATATCTATGGTGCGCGTCGCTTCGTATGTTAAAGACATCGACAAGGCGATATACCTGGTAAACCATTTCGCGGATAAGGGGTATGAGACTACCGTGAACATAATGGCAATCTCGCGCGCTCTTGATAATGAGCTAATCGAAGCTCTTCATCAGCTTGAGGAAGAGTGTAAGGCGCCGATAATTTATGTCGTAGATTCCAACGGCGCGCTTTATCAGGAGTCGGTAGAATTTTTGGTAAAGAAGTTTAAGAGCATACTTAAGACCAAAGAGATAGGTATGCACGCGCATAATAATCAGCAGCTCGCTTTCGGCAATACCATAGAAGCGATAATTCATGACGCTAACTATGTCGATGGAAGCATATACGGCTTGGGGAGGGCAGCTGGCAATTGCCCGACGGAATTATTGTTGGGTTTCTTGAAGAATCCTAAATACGATATCAGGCCCATACTGGATGTTATATCAAAAGAGTTCATTCCTTTGAGAGAAAAGCTGGAATGGGGCTATGTTATACCATACGCCATAACGGGCATATTAGACGAGCATCCTAAGACGGCCATAGCTTTAAGGGAGAGCGCCAAAAAAGAAAATTACAGAGAATTTTATGATAGTTTTATGGGAGAAGAATCGGATTAA
- the larE gene encoding ATP-dependent sacrificial sulfur transferase LarE, whose product MDLVKKIDKLKNILRDLRRVVVAYSGGRDSTFLLKAAIDALGKDNVIAVTARSETYTLSEYRDAVTVAKSIGARHIVIRTNELRSNKFRANPVNRCYYCKKELFNKLTKIRNKYKMDHVIDGTNFDDLKDIRYGSLAAKELDVKRPMLEAGITKRNISVFSKKLGLPTWNKPSGACLASRFPFNDPITKDGLLRIGEAEDFLRRIGFGQVRVRMHGSMARIEIPQDRMSLGLKLKEDIVKKLKDIGFVYVTLDLGGYRTGSMHEAQSIDKNLVEV is encoded by the coding sequence ATAGACTTAGTGAAGAAGATAGACAAGCTAAAAAATATCTTAAGAGATCTTAGGCGGGTAGTTGTCGCCTATTCCGGCGGTAGAGACAGTACTTTTTTGCTTAAAGCCGCGATAGACGCTTTAGGCAAGGATAATGTCATCGCTGTTACCGCCCGGTCCGAGACCTATACTTTATCTGAGTATAGAGACGCTGTTACAGTCGCAAAATCTATAGGCGCGCGGCATATCGTTATCCGTACAAATGAACTGCGGTCAAATAAATTCCGGGCGAATCCGGTCAATAGGTGCTACTATTGCAAAAAAGAATTATTCAATAAGTTAACGAAGATCCGCAATAAGTATAAGATGGATCATGTCATAGACGGAACGAATTTCGACGACCTTAAAGACATTCGATATGGTAGTTTGGCGGCAAAAGAGTTAGATGTAAAGAGACCCATGCTTGAGGCCGGCATAACAAAGCGCAATATATCGGTGTTCTCAAAAAAGTTGGGACTTCCAACATGGAATAAACCGTCCGGAGCATGCCTTGCGTCGCGGTTTCCTTTTAACGATCCTATAACCAAAGACGGGCTTTTGAGGATAGGCGAGGCCGAGGATTTTTTGCGCAGGATAGGTTTTGGGCAGGTGAGAGTGCGCATGCATGGCTCAATGGCGCGCATAGAAATCCCTCAAGACCGGATGAGTCTGGGATTGAAATTAAAAGAAGATATTGTAAAGAAGTTAAAAGATATTGGTTTTGTGTATGTGACTTTGGATCTCGGCGGATACAGGACAGGCAGTATGCATGAGGCCCAAAGTATTGACAAAAACCTGGTAGAAGTATAA
- the folP gene encoding dihydropteroate synthase, with the protein MLRRLLPKIGSKTLIMGVLNVTPDSFFDKGRFFDRKKAVSHAIDMAACGADIIDVGGESTRPGAKEVSADEELDRVIPVIKALSGRIKKPISIDTRKANVADQALKAGASIVNDISALRYDLSMADVVAAHSAALVLMHMKGTPQTMQRSPRYENVIKEISAHLKESIKIAVACGVKKDNIVVDPGIGFGKTLFHNLEILRHLGEFKSLGCPICIGTSRKSFIGKILGSDDPGDRLFGTIASCAVAITNGADILRVHDVKEVSQAVRVVDSIVK; encoded by the coding sequence ATGCTTCGCCGGTTACTGCCTAAAATAGGCTCAAAGACATTAATTATGGGCGTTCTTAATGTAACGCCCGACTCCTTTTTTGATAAGGGAAGATTCTTTGATAGGAAGAAAGCCGTAAGCCACGCAATAGACATGGCGGCGTGTGGCGCAGATATAATAGATGTAGGCGGGGAGTCGACACGGCCCGGCGCAAAAGAGGTAAGCGCTGATGAGGAATTAGATAGAGTGATTCCTGTAATAAAGGCTCTATCAGGCAGAATAAAAAAACCTATCTCGATAGATACCCGTAAGGCAAATGTCGCTGACCAAGCCCTGAAGGCAGGCGCCAGTATAGTAAATGATATTTCCGCCCTAAGATACGATCTTTCAATGGCAGATGTTGTGGCGGCCCATAGCGCCGCTTTAGTCTTGATGCATATGAAAGGCACACCCCAAACGATGCAGAGATCGCCCCGCTACGAGAATGTCATCAAAGAAATATCCGCCCATTTAAAAGAGTCAATAAAGATCGCCGTCGCATGCGGAGTAAAAAAAGATAATATCGTAGTGGATCCCGGCATAGGATTTGGCAAGACCTTATTTCATAACTTAGAAATCTTAAGGCATTTGGGTGAATTTAAATCTCTCGGTTGTCCGATATGCATAGGGACTTCACGCAAATCTTTTATCGGAAAGATATTGGGATCGGATGACCCTGGCGACAGATTGTTCGGCACTATAGCAAGCTGCGCCGTTGCGATAACAAATGGCGCTGATATATTGAGAGTCCATGATGTTAAAGAGGTTTCACAGGCAGTGCGCGTCGTGGATAGCATTGTAAAATAG
- a CDS encoding pyridoxine 5'-phosphate synthase, with translation MAKLGVNIDHVATIREARRIFYPDPVEAAAICEEAGCDSIVCHLREDRRHIKDADVKRLRATVITRLNLEMSIAEEIVNIACAVKPDQATLVPEKRKELTTEGGLDVVKYEKKIASVIRRFEKNGIQTSLFIDPSKKQIEASKKAGAKIIELHTGEYANAKSAAAAKGELKRIANAAEHALALDIEVNAGHGLNYDNVREVASIEGINELNIGHSIVARAVLIGLRQAVEDMLELIK, from the coding sequence ATGGCAAAATTAGGCGTTAATATAGATCATGTCGCCACGATAAGGGAGGCCAGGCGGATATTTTATCCCGATCCTGTAGAAGCCGCCGCTATATGCGAAGAGGCGGGCTGTGATTCGATAGTCTGCCATCTGCGTGAAGACAGGCGGCATATAAAAGATGCTGATGTTAAGAGGTTGCGGGCCACGGTAATCACGCGGCTTAATCTTGAGATGTCGATAGCTGAAGAAATAGTTAATATTGCCTGCGCAGTTAAACCCGACCAGGCCACACTTGTTCCGGAAAAACGAAAAGAGCTTACTACGGAAGGCGGCCTGGACGTGGTAAAATACGAGAAGAAGATAGCATCTGTTATTAGAAGATTTGAAAAGAATGGCATTCAGACAAGTCTTTTTATAGATCCTTCGAAAAAACAGATAGAGGCTTCCAAAAAAGCGGGGGCAAAGATAATAGAACTTCATACAGGTGAATACGCTAATGCCAAAAGCGCTGCCGCGGCTAAAGGGGAACTTAAAAGGATAGCCAATGCGGCGGAGCATGCTTTAGCCCTTGACATTGAAGTTAACGCGGGCCATGGGTTGAATTATGATAATGTCCGAGAAGTCGCTTCTATCGAAGGAATAAATGAGCTTAATATAGGGCATTCTATAGTTGCGAGAGCCGTATTGATTGGTTTAAGACAGGCGGTGGAAGACATGTTGGAGCTGATAAAATGA
- a CDS encoding bifunctional 4-hydroxy-2-oxoglutarate aldolase/2-dehydro-3-deoxy-phosphogluconate aldolase, which yields MDIARFKKKPVIGILRGIEPDVIEELTETVIFAGLGAIEITMNTNGAAALIAKMARCAKGRIAVGAGTVLKKDSLKSALDAGATFIVTPVMVEDVVKYCVRNKIPVFPGALAPSEIYNAWDAGATMVKVFPSSCFGAKYFKEIKGPFNEIELLACGGVTPENMNDYFANGAAAIAFGAGVFKKEWLAKKDFASIGAAVKRYVDGLKQKKPA from the coding sequence ATGGACATAGCCAGGTTTAAGAAAAAACCCGTTATAGGCATATTGCGCGGAATCGAACCCGATGTTATCGAGGAGCTGACCGAAACGGTTATTTTCGCGGGCTTGGGCGCGATAGAGATAACGATGAATACCAATGGCGCCGCGGCCCTTATAGCTAAAATGGCTCGATGCGCGAAAGGCCGGATTGCCGTAGGAGCAGGTACGGTATTAAAAAAAGATTCGTTAAAATCAGCATTGGACGCGGGCGCCACATTCATAGTAACGCCGGTCATGGTGGAGGATGTTGTGAAATATTGCGTAAGAAATAAAATACCGGTTTTCCCGGGAGCCCTAGCACCTTCGGAAATATATAACGCATGGGATGCCGGGGCAACAATGGTCAAGGTGTTTCCGTCGAGCTGTTTCGGCGCGAAGTATTTTAAAGAGATAAAAGGGCCGTTTAATGAGATCGAATTACTTGCTTGCGGAGGTGTGACGCCCGAAAATATGAATGATTATTTCGCCAATGGCGCCGCGGCTATAGCCTTCGGTGCCGGTGTGTTTAAGAAAGAGTGGCTTGCGAAGAAGGACTTCGCCAGCATAGGCGCAGCGGTAAAAAGGTATGTGGACGGATTGAAACAAAAAAAGCCTGCTTAA
- a CDS encoding NAD(P)H-hydrate dehydratase has translation MRKIEDVLAGFPKRKPEANKKDFGHVLVIAGSSGYTGAAYLASQSALLSGSGLVTLAVGKSIYPIMATKLTEVMVKPFFETKDCSLSLLAEKEILSFAQHCDCVVIGPGISQNRETQSLVRSLIGKIERPIVLDADGINAVVGHVDTLQKNHSSMVLTPHPGEMARLLGKDVSEVQNNRKDIALSFAAAYNIVLVLKGHQTIVAKPSGDYYINETGNVGMATGGTGDCLTGMIASFIGQGLEPFDASITAVYFHGLAGDIAAKEKGILSLTATDLLNKLPEVLRKLA, from the coding sequence ATGAGAAAGATAGAGGATGTCCTGGCGGGTTTTCCAAAAAGAAAACCGGAAGCGAATAAAAAAGATTTCGGCCATGTGTTAGTGATCGCCGGCTCATCCGGTTATACCGGAGCCGCGTACTTGGCCAGTCAATCGGCCCTTCTTTCCGGAAGCGGACTCGTTACTCTTGCGGTGGGCAAGAGTATATATCCTATAATGGCGACAAAGTTAACAGAGGTAATGGTAAAGCCGTTTTTTGAGACCAAGGACTGCTCCTTAAGCCTTTTGGCGGAGAAGGAGATCCTTAGTTTTGCACAGCATTGCGATTGCGTCGTCATCGGTCCGGGAATCTCGCAGAATAGAGAGACCCAATCGCTTGTCAGGAGCCTGATAGGTAAGATAGAGAGGCCTATCGTGTTGGACGCGGATGGCATAAACGCGGTTGTTGGACATGTTGATACGCTGCAGAAGAATCACAGCTCTATGGTACTTACTCCGCATCCGGGTGAAATGGCGAGGTTGCTCGGTAAAGATGTTTCGGAAGTACAGAATAATAGAAAAGATATTGCATTAAGCTTCGCTGCTGCGTATAATATCGTCCTGGTTCTTAAGGGCCATCAGACTATAGTCGCAAAACCGAGCGGTGATTATTACATCAATGAAACAGGAAATGTCGGTATGGCGACGGGCGGGACGGGAGATTGTCTAACAGGCATGATAGCTTCGTTCATAGGCCAGGGCCTGGAACCATTTGACGCGTCGATAACGGCTGTATATTTTCACGGCCTGGCAGGCGATATAGCGGCAAAAGAAAAAGGCATTTTAAGTTTAACAGCGACCGATCTTTTAAATAAATTACCGGAAGTTTTAAGAAAGCTAGCATAG
- the tilS gene encoding tRNA lysidine(34) synthetase TilS, with protein sequence MKNNLIERVLKTTRNYDMFKPGDTVLVAVSGGPDSVFLMLALKFLQSKLKLKKLVVCNLDHGIRGKESSEDSLFVKKLAEDSDLEFIHKMINLPEKKSKNISTEEAAREERYKFFNDAAKAVKANVIATGHTLDDQAETVLMRIIKGASLKGLVGISPVRQEGDLNIVRPLFELEKKEIEKYLDERGIAYRVDSSNLESIYFRNVVRSEIVPYLEKHNPRLKRALCSLAEHLREDFEFINEAKGSARVQGAKGKGGSVEIKLKDIVVQPKALQKEILRDSLEKSGGEVKRLSFRHWKELEQLIAYRGKGKALDLPGDIRITRTATSLVFMKRA encoded by the coding sequence TTGAAGAATAATCTGATAGAGCGTGTTTTAAAGACCACGCGTAACTACGATATGTTTAAACCGGGCGATACGGTGCTTGTCGCGGTATCCGGCGGGCCTGATTCTGTATTTTTAATGCTTGCGCTTAAATTTCTGCAATCAAAATTAAAACTAAAGAAGCTTGTGGTCTGCAATCTCGATCATGGTATTCGCGGCAAGGAATCGAGTGAAGATTCATTATTTGTGAAAAAATTAGCGGAAGACTCCGATCTGGAATTTATCCACAAAATGATTAATTTGCCCGAAAAAAAATCTAAAAACATTTCCACCGAAGAAGCGGCGCGTGAAGAGCGGTATAAATTTTTTAATGACGCCGCAAAGGCTGTAAAGGCGAATGTCATTGCTACAGGCCATACGCTGGATGATCAGGCCGAGACTGTATTAATGCGTATAATTAAGGGCGCTTCTTTAAAAGGTCTTGTCGGTATTTCTCCGGTCAGGCAGGAAGGCGACTTAAACATAGTCAGGCCGCTTTTTGAATTAGAGAAGAAAGAGATAGAGAAGTACCTTGATGAAAGAGGCATTGCTTACAGAGTGGACAGCTCTAATCTGGAATCTATATATTTCAGAAACGTTGTCCGTAGCGAGATCGTGCCATATCTTGAAAAGCATAATCCGCGGTTAAAAAGAGCTCTGTGTAGTCTCGCAGAACATTTAAGAGAAGACTTTGAGTTCATAAATGAGGCAAAGGGCAGTGCCAGAGTCCAAGGCGCAAAGGGTAAAGGCGGCAGCGTTGAGATAAAGCTTAAGGATATAGTTGTTCAGCCAAAAGCGCTTCAGAAAGAGATATTGAGAGATTCACTCGAAAAAAGCGGAGGGGAAGTGAAGAGGCTCTCATTCAGGCACTGGAAGGAGCTGGAACAGTTGATAGCTTATAGGGGCAAGGGTAAGGCCCTGGATCTACCCGGAGACATACGCATAACAAGAACTGCAACGTCTTTGGTTTTTATGAAGAGAGCTTAA
- a CDS encoding peptide chain release factor-like protein: MISEKKAKALADKMRRFSIWESDLEEHFIRSRGPGGQNVNKTSTGVYLKHIPTGIEVKAFSERSQPLNRYMARKVLVGKIESAVLGRESEERKRIEKIRRQKRKRSKRAKDKMLHNKKIHSEKKELRRKVEIRDV; encoded by the coding sequence ATGATATCAGAAAAGAAGGCAAAAGCACTTGCGGATAAGATGCGGCGTTTCTCTATATGGGAAAGCGACCTCGAAGAACACTTTATACGTTCACGCGGACCCGGCGGGCAGAATGTAAATAAGACCTCGACAGGCGTATATTTAAAGCATATTCCTACCGGCATTGAGGTAAAAGCATTCAGCGAACGTTCACAGCCGTTAAATAGATATATGGCAAGGAAGGTCCTCGTCGGAAAGATAGAATCGGCCGTTTTGGGCCGTGAGTCGGAAGAGAGAAAGAGGATAGAGAAGATAAGAAGGCAGAAAAGGAAGAGGTCCAAAAGGGCGAAGGATAAGATGCTTCATAACAAGAAAATTCATTCTGAAAAGAAAGAATTACGCAGGAAGGTGGAGATTAGAGATGTTTAG
- the cdaA gene encoding diadenylate cyclase CdaA: MYLWSYIKIGIEIIILWYVIYMILLFIKGTRTEQLLKGLVIIGAIFVAARQLRLEAISWVMMSLFPLSVIALIIIFQPELRQGLARLGQFGIYQEEEGIVDEISRAASYLSQNRTGALIAIEREGGLKTYIESGVPIDGKVTKELIISIFSSKAPLHDGAVIIQHGRIIAAGCLLPLSQETNISKSFGTRHRAAIGLSEETDAICVVVSEETGAISVCMGGKLIHKISEDDLVKLLKEVFHNPQQLKGKKLLSVLSKLSPTIK, from the coding sequence ATGTATCTTTGGTCATATATAAAAATAGGCATAGAGATAATCATACTTTGGTATGTTATCTACATGATACTCCTCTTTATAAAGGGAACCCGCACAGAACAACTTCTCAAAGGGCTTGTAATAATAGGAGCTATCTTCGTCGCGGCAAGACAGTTAAGGCTCGAGGCTATATCGTGGGTCATGATGAGCCTCTTTCCACTTTCGGTAATAGCGCTTATAATAATATTCCAGCCGGAATTGAGGCAGGGGCTCGCGAGGCTTGGCCAATTCGGGATATACCAGGAGGAAGAAGGTATTGTCGATGAGATTTCGAGGGCCGCTTCATATCTTTCGCAAAATCGTACAGGCGCGCTTATAGCTATCGAGCGGGAAGGCGGCCTCAAGACTTATATAGAAAGCGGCGTGCCGATAGATGGAAAAGTGACGAAGGAGCTTATAATATCCATATTCAGCTCAAAAGCTCCGCTTCACGACGGCGCTGTCATAATACAGCACGGCAGGATAATCGCGGCAGGGTGCCTATTACCGCTTTCACAGGAAACTAATATATCGAAATCTTTTGGTACCCGGCATAGAGCGGCAATAGGTTTAAGCGAGGAGACCGACGCCATATGCGTTGTAGTCAGCGAAGAGACCGGAGCTATATCGGTCTGTATGGGCGGGAAGCTCATACATAAGATCTCCGAAGATGATCTTGTAAAGTTACTAAAAGAAGTATTTCATAATCCACAACAGCTTAAAGGGAAGAAGCTTTTGAGCGTATTGTCTAAGCTTTCTCCTACTATCAAATAA
- the acpS gene encoding holo-ACP synthase, with protein MIVGTGIDIVEVFRMRDAINKWGDNFLTKVFTEKEIKYSSSKRFAPQHFAARFAAKEAVVKAFGVARKYPLNWTDIEIFNDQEGKPIISFNNSALKLKKKKKVDEVVVSMSHSKNYAVANVILLKGRPACRLTGKR; from the coding sequence ATGATAGTCGGGACAGGTATAGACATAGTAGAAGTATTCAGGATGCGCGACGCGATAAATAAGTGGGGAGATAATTTTCTTACAAAAGTATTTACGGAAAAAGAGATAAAGTATTCCAGTTCTAAGCGTTTCGCGCCGCAGCACTTCGCGGCAAGATTCGCGGCTAAAGAGGCTGTGGTTAAAGCTTTCGGCGTAGCGAGAAAGTACCCTCTTAACTGGACGGATATAGAGATATTCAATGACCAGGAAGGTAAACCGATAATATCTTTCAATAACTCCGCGCTGAAATTAAAGAAAAAGAAGAAGGTGGATGAGGTGGTAGTGAGTATGTCTCATTCTAAAAACTATGCGGTGGCCAACGTGATTCTTCTTAAAGGCAGGCCTGCCTGCAGACTGACGGGGAAGAGATGA